TTCTCCTTCTGGATCAGCTCCTCAGCGAGGTCATACATGCGCTGGAAGTTGTCCGACGCATATGTGATCTCGGACGGGGTGAATCCCAGCCACCGAATCGTCTCCTCAATGGCCAGGTAGTACTCCTCTTTTTCGGCGTCTGGGTTTGTATCATCAAATCTAAGTTCGTTGTGTAAGCGAGAATCGGAGGTCTACCAACGACCACGGGAACTATGCACCTGAGAATCTGCCGGTGTTAGTTAGCTGCATGTTGGAGACCCTGGAGTCCAACTTACTGTTTTGCCGCCATGATGTCTTGCAAACCTAAAGTTGATAGCAATGGCCTTGCAGTGCCCAAGCTAGCTCTCTATGTTAGCTTCCTTTTAGGGACGCAAGAAATCAGCCAAAGAGGAAATGTATACATGGAGGTAGCCATTCGGCTCAGGTGGGAATCGCGTCACGACATTTTCCGACGGGCGAAGCTTGTAGACCTCGGCAAGGAAACCCTGCTTGAACATGCCATCTGGGTCGAAAGTAGCCTCGTTGGTCTTAGCGGGTTTGCCGCCTAGCGCGTCGGTCAGCTCTTGACCTCCGGATGTTGGCAATCGCGTCGATGCTTGTCTGCTGTTGCGcaacacggcggcggcggtcttcTTGGCCCGCTTCTGCGTACGCTTCTTGAGCTCATTCTTGGAGACCATTTCCCCAGTCTCCGCGTCAAGCTGGAGCTTGGCAGTGTTTTCAGCAATGGGATC
This region of Purpureocillium takamizusanense chromosome 9, complete sequence genomic DNA includes:
- the GLN4_3 gene encoding Glutamine--tRNA ligase (COG:J~EggNog:ENOG503NUV0) translates to MADPIAENTAKLQLDAETGEMVSKNELKKRTQKRAKKTAAAVLRNSRQASTRLPTSGGQELTDALGGKPAKTNEATFDPDGMFKQGFLAEVYKLRPSENVVTRFPPEPNGYLHVYISSLADFLRP